A stretch of the Desertifilum tharense IPPAS B-1220 genome encodes the following:
- a CDS encoding iron-sulfur cluster assembly accessory protein has protein sequence MIHLSPSAASEIRRLQANAPSRSYLRLGVQSGGCAGWAYTIDFDAQMRSSDRALESQGIALLVDEQHWLYLKDLILDYSEDLMGGGFRFTNPNATQTCGCSHSFTVDTST, from the coding sequence ATGATTCATTTAAGCCCATCCGCTGCTAGCGAAATTCGCCGCCTTCAAGCCAATGCGCCCTCTCGGTCTTATTTAAGGCTGGGCGTCCAAAGTGGCGGCTGTGCGGGATGGGCTTATACGATTGATTTTGATGCTCAAATGCGCTCTAGCGATCGCGCTCTAGAAAGCCAAGGGATTGCTTTGCTCGTAGACGAACAGCACTGGCTCTACCTCAAAGACCTGATTCTCGACTACTCAGAAGATTTAATGGGCGGCGGTTTTCGCTTCACCAACCCGAATGCGACCCAAACTTGTGGATGCAGTCATTCTTTTACGGTTGACACATCCACCTAA
- a CDS encoding phosphomannose isomerase type II C-terminal cupin domain: MTQLQETAQVPVLPLPAAVAPRGVAATELRPWGSFTVLEEGRGYKIKRIEVKPGHRLSLQMHHHRSEHWIVVSGTAKVTCGEQETVIYSNQSTYVPQCTPHRLENPGVIPLVLIEVQNGEYLGEDDIVRYQDDYARTNKPTPAC, translated from the coding sequence GTGACCCAACTTCAAGAAACGGCTCAAGTACCTGTTTTACCTTTACCGGCGGCTGTTGCTCCTAGAGGCGTTGCTGCAACTGAATTGCGTCCTTGGGGATCGTTTACGGTTCTGGAAGAGGGCAGAGGCTATAAAATTAAGCGGATTGAGGTCAAACCCGGTCATCGTCTGAGCCTGCAAATGCACCACCACCGCAGCGAACACTGGATTGTGGTTTCGGGAACGGCAAAGGTAACGTGCGGCGAGCAAGAAACGGTGATCTACAGCAATCAGTCTACCTATGTGCCGCAATGCACGCCCCACCGCCTGGAAAATCCTGGGGTGATTCCGTTGGTGCTGATTGAGGTGCAAAATGGGGAATATCTGGGCGAAGATGATATCGTTCGCTATCAAGATGATTACGCCCGGACGAACAAACCCACCCCTGCTTGCTAA